One segment of Niveibacterium microcysteis DNA contains the following:
- a CDS encoding MATE family efflux transporter, which translates to MAAQMVYILMGLMDTVMAGHAGAEDQAVVGLGVALWAPVFLSLLGISQALSPVVAHHHGAGDKTGIIADTREGLWLAGISGVIPFLLMPAVPAVLAAAQIEAGLAAKVTQFLWGIVLGLPAALLTRTLGFYSASINHTRPLMVFGALGLAVNFFLNWVLIYGHLGLPALGGVGCGWATGIGMWAGLAMMALYTAQARIYREVFLWHGWSWPHWPRQKNLLKLGLPMGAAMLAEVSAFAGVALLIGRFGAVQIAAHQVALNFASLVFMLPLGLSTAISIRVGQALGGGDPRGARFIAWSGVLIGLLIAAAMVPVVLLGREAIVALYTPDAAVQAIASTLLLFAAVWQFSDATQVCAVGALRGYKVTMMPMWLMIGAFWLIAIPLGARLGYHGLDAYPVTGVYGFWIGLVVGLTLVALGLALTLRSVARHRIADHAAI; encoded by the coding sequence GTGGCCGCGCAGATGGTGTACATCCTGATGGGTTTGATGGACACCGTGATGGCTGGCCACGCCGGGGCCGAAGACCAGGCGGTGGTGGGGCTGGGCGTGGCGCTGTGGGCGCCGGTGTTCCTGTCCCTGCTCGGCATCTCGCAAGCGCTGAGCCCGGTTGTGGCACATCATCACGGTGCGGGAGACAAGACCGGCATCATCGCCGACACCCGCGAAGGGCTGTGGCTTGCCGGCATTTCGGGGGTCATTCCCTTCCTGCTGATGCCGGCAGTGCCCGCTGTGCTGGCAGCCGCGCAGATCGAGGCGGGGCTGGCGGCCAAGGTCACACAGTTCCTGTGGGGCATCGTACTGGGCCTGCCCGCTGCACTGCTGACGCGCACGCTGGGCTTCTACTCCGCCAGCATCAACCACACACGCCCGCTGATGGTGTTCGGCGCGCTCGGACTCGCCGTCAACTTCTTCCTCAACTGGGTACTGATCTACGGTCACCTTGGTCTGCCTGCACTGGGCGGGGTCGGCTGCGGCTGGGCGACCGGCATCGGCATGTGGGCCGGTCTGGCGATGATGGCGCTGTACACCGCGCAGGCACGCATCTACCGCGAGGTCTTCCTGTGGCACGGCTGGAGCTGGCCGCACTGGCCGCGGCAGAAGAATCTGCTCAAGCTCGGGCTGCCGATGGGCGCGGCAATGCTGGCCGAAGTGTCCGCGTTCGCTGGCGTGGCACTTTTGATTGGCCGCTTCGGTGCGGTGCAGATCGCCGCGCACCAGGTCGCGCTGAACTTCGCGTCACTGGTGTTCATGTTGCCGCTGGGGCTTTCCACCGCCATCTCGATCCGCGTCGGCCAGGCGCTCGGCGGCGGCGATCCGCGCGGCGCGCGTTTCATCGCGTGGAGCGGCGTGCTGATCGGGCTGCTGATCGCGGCTGCGATGGTGCCCGTGGTGTTGCTCGGGCGCGAAGCGATCGTCGCGCTCTACACACCGGACGCTGCCGTGCAGGCAATCGCCTCCACGCTGCTGCTGTTCGCCGCAGTGTGGCAGTTTTCGGATGCCACACAGGTCTGCGCGGTCGGCGCGCTGCGGGGCTACAAGGTCACGATGATGCCGATGTGGCTGATGATCGGTGCGTTCTGGCTGATCGCGATCCCGCTCGGTGCGCGACTCGGCTACCACGGCCTCGACGCCTACCCGGTCACCGGCGTGTATGGTTTCTGGATCGGCCTGGTCGTGGGTCTCACGCTGGTCGCGTTGGGGCTGGCGCTCACGCTGCGTAGCGTCGCACGCCACCGCATCGCGGATCACGCGGCAATCTGA
- the glyQ gene encoding glycine--tRNA ligase subunit alpha: MSVKPTFQEVILRLQKFWSEHGCALLQPYDMEVGAGTSHTATFLRAIGPEPWNAAYVQPSRRPKDGRYGENPNRLQHYYQYQVVLKPSPLAIQELYIESLRALGINTNEHDIRFVEDDWENPTLGAWGLGWEVWLDGMEVTQFTYFQQVGGLECKPVLGEITYGLERLTMYLQDCENVYDLVWTPGVTYGDVYHQNEVEQSTYNFEHSNVDFLFSQFANYESEAKRLIDAGLALPGYEMALKSAHTFNMLDARGAISVTERAAYIGRIRANSRLVAQAYLASRDRLGFPMAKLDDPKLRALLGEDECQRIEAVRAELAARRA; this comes from the coding sequence ATGAGCGTGAAACCCACCTTTCAGGAAGTGATCCTGCGTCTCCAGAAGTTCTGGAGCGAACACGGCTGTGCCTTGCTGCAACCCTACGACATGGAGGTCGGCGCCGGCACCAGCCACACCGCCACCTTCCTGCGGGCGATCGGCCCCGAGCCGTGGAACGCCGCATATGTGCAGCCTTCGCGCCGCCCCAAGGACGGCCGCTACGGCGAGAACCCCAACCGCCTGCAGCATTACTACCAGTACCAGGTGGTGTTGAAGCCGTCGCCGCTCGCGATCCAGGAGCTCTACATCGAGTCGCTGCGCGCACTGGGCATCAACACCAACGAACACGACATCCGCTTCGTCGAGGACGACTGGGAAAACCCGACGCTGGGTGCCTGGGGCCTCGGCTGGGAAGTCTGGCTCGATGGCATGGAAGTCACGCAGTTCACCTACTTCCAGCAGGTCGGCGGCCTCGAATGCAAGCCGGTGCTGGGCGAGATCACCTACGGTCTCGAGCGCCTGACGATGTACCTGCAGGACTGCGAGAACGTCTACGACCTGGTGTGGACGCCGGGCGTGACCTACGGCGACGTGTATCACCAGAACGAGGTCGAGCAGTCGACCTACAACTTCGAGCACTCGAACGTCGACTTCCTCTTCAGCCAGTTCGCCAACTACGAGTCCGAAGCCAAGCGCCTGATCGACGCCGGCCTCGCGCTGCCGGGCTACGAGATGGCCTTGAAGAGCGCGCACACCTTCAACATGCTCGATGCGCGTGGCGCGATTTCGGTCACCGAGCGTGCCGCCTACATCGGCCGCATCCGTGCCAACTCGCGCCTGGTTGCGCAGGCCTACCTCGCCTCGCGCGATCGCCTCGGCTTCCCGATGGCCAAGCTCGACGACCCGAAGCTGCGTGCGCTGCTGGGCGAAGACGAATGCCAGCGCATTGAAGCCGTTCGCGCCGAGCTCGCTGCCCGCCGCGCGTAA
- the pstS gene encoding phosphate ABC transporter substrate-binding protein PstS: protein MRRFSLLLLGLLAFAPHSQAAEISGAGSSAAAPLYTAWAAEWGRKSGVQLKYAAVGSSAGLKAIRDGKVDFGASDVPLPPEQLERDGLVNFPTAIAGVVPAINLAGVPRGELRLSGSVLADVLSGKITRWNAAPIAALNKGVRLPDQAITVIGREDGSGTTYVLSHYLAKVSTDWAKSLGTDFKLNWPAGTVLAKGTAAQLEALAKTPGAIAYAEFGQVEKASLNYSRVANAKGDYPQPGPASFRAALKASAWTTAGKFEEMLTDQADKDAWPITSGTFIVMRKKVTDPARAAQALALFSYGFMRGDAITAENRWVSMPDLTQARAVKEMNKLRDANGQPLAWSMTY from the coding sequence ATGCGACGTTTTTCACTCCTGCTGCTGGGCTTGCTCGCGTTCGCGCCGCACAGCCAGGCCGCAGAAATCTCCGGCGCCGGCTCCAGTGCGGCCGCCCCGCTCTACACGGCATGGGCGGCCGAATGGGGCCGCAAGAGCGGTGTCCAACTGAAGTACGCCGCGGTTGGCTCCTCGGCCGGTCTCAAGGCAATCCGTGACGGGAAGGTCGATTTCGGCGCTTCGGATGTGCCGCTGCCGCCCGAGCAACTCGAACGCGACGGGCTTGTGAACTTTCCCACTGCGATCGCGGGTGTCGTGCCGGCGATCAACCTTGCCGGCGTGCCGCGCGGCGAATTGCGCCTGAGCGGCAGCGTGCTGGCCGACGTGCTGTCCGGCAAGATCACGCGCTGGAACGCGGCGCCGATCGCCGCGCTCAACAAGGGCGTTCGCCTGCCAGACCAGGCGATCACCGTGATCGGCCGTGAAGACGGTTCCGGCACAACCTATGTGCTGAGTCACTACCTGGCCAAGGTCAGCACCGACTGGGCCAAATCGCTCGGCACCGACTTCAAGCTCAATTGGCCCGCCGGCACGGTCCTCGCGAAAGGCACGGCCGCGCAGCTGGAAGCGCTCGCCAAAACGCCGGGCGCGATTGCATACGCCGAGTTCGGCCAGGTCGAAAAGGCCTCGCTCAACTACTCCCGCGTCGCCAACGCCAAAGGCGACTATCCGCAGCCGGGCCCGGCCAGCTTCCGCGCCGCGCTGAAAGCGAGCGCCTGGACCACGGCCGGCAAGTTCGAGGAAATGCTGACCGACCAGGCCGACAAGGACGCATGGCCGATCACCAGCGGCACCTTCATCGTCATGCGCAAGAAGGTCACCGATCCGGCGCGCGCGGCGCAAGCGCTTGCGCTGTTCAGCTATGGCTTCATGCGCGGCGACGCGATCACCGCCGAGAACCGCTGGGTGTCGATGCCCGATCTCACGCAAGCGCGCGCGGTGAAGGAAATGAACAAGTTGCGCGATGCCAATGGCCAGCCACTGGCCTGGAGCATGACGTACTGA
- a CDS encoding M48 family metallopeptidase, with protein MLMKVVSRLLKATPPPPQQREIVFGQRTVPYTLKRSARKTLGMKIDAAGVTVTIPLRATITETEAFIRKNAAWLIEKLDARAARPAPARFDLADGAVLPVLGQPCTIRLQPGAGRARWIEGHFERELHLPLRPGQNPQLLLRRVLQRHALDYFGGRLDEYMHRLAMTHPGVPRPALSLTGAKTRWGSCSRHSGIRLNWRLIHFEHALIDYVVAHEVAHLIEMNHSPRFWSVVELLCPTWRDARAELKARGHALPEI; from the coding sequence ATGTTGATGAAGGTGGTTTCCCGCTTGCTCAAGGCCACGCCGCCGCCCCCGCAGCAGCGCGAGATCGTGTTCGGCCAGCGCACCGTGCCGTACACCCTCAAGCGCAGCGCACGCAAGACGCTGGGCATGAAGATTGATGCCGCGGGCGTGACGGTGACGATCCCGTTACGGGCGACGATTACCGAGACCGAGGCCTTCATCCGCAAGAACGCGGCCTGGCTGATCGAAAAGCTGGATGCTCGCGCAGCGCGGCCGGCGCCGGCACGCTTCGATCTGGCAGACGGCGCGGTGCTGCCGGTGCTGGGCCAGCCCTGCACGATCCGGCTGCAACCGGGGGCCGGGCGCGCGCGCTGGATCGAGGGCCACTTCGAGCGCGAGCTGCACCTGCCGCTGCGCCCGGGGCAGAACCCGCAACTGCTGTTGCGGCGTGTGCTGCAGCGCCATGCGCTGGACTATTTCGGCGGTCGCCTGGATGAGTACATGCACCGGCTCGCGATGACGCATCCGGGCGTGCCGCGCCCGGCGCTATCGCTGACGGGCGCAAAGACCCGCTGGGGGAGCTGCAGCCGGCACAGCGGGATCCGCCTCAACTGGCGCCTGATCCATTTCGAGCATGCGCTGATCGACTATGTGGTGGCGCACGAGGTTGCGCACCTGATCGAGATGAACCACTCGCCGCGCTTCTGGTCAGTCGTCGAGTTGCTGTGCCCCACGTGGCGCGACGCGCGTGCCGAACTGAAGGCGCGTGGTCATGCGCTGCCTGAAATCTGA
- a CDS encoding TerB family tellurite resistance protein — protein sequence MRSYPANSPQAAARLISLAILADGKLHESEIALIDQHMIHDAVGLSRDEFVQVLLDCCRDLVDEAEQSRVHLLEDARIDRLAADITRPALRRTVCSAILVMAKSDGRVTVGEQRLLRQLMQRWGLSIDALSE from the coding sequence ATGCGCAGTTACCCCGCCAACAGCCCGCAGGCCGCAGCGCGCCTGATCAGCCTCGCCATCCTCGCCGACGGCAAGCTGCACGAGAGCGAGATCGCGCTGATCGACCAGCACATGATCCACGACGCGGTGGGCTTGTCGCGCGACGAATTCGTCCAGGTGCTGCTCGATTGCTGCCGCGACCTGGTCGACGAGGCCGAGCAGTCGCGCGTGCATCTGCTCGAAGACGCGCGCATCGACCGGCTCGCCGCCGATATCACACGCCCGGCGCTGCGCCGAACCGTGTGTTCCGCGATTCTCGTGATGGCCAAGTCGGACGGGCGGGTCACCGTTGGCGAGCAGCGCTTGCTGCGGCAACTGATGCAGCGCTGGGGCCTGTCGATCGACGCGCTGTCGGAGTAG
- a CDS encoding lysophospholipid acyltransferase family protein, giving the protein MSRRPDRAAFLPIGPLLRSAVFLLLQLVVTVPYALLAMLTFPFPPQRRYHIIMGWCRINVRMIHAILGIRWRIEGWENLPSRPAVVLAKHQSALETILFPVLFPPQSFVLKRELHWLPFFGWGLAMLPMIAIDRSRGADAMTQVKLEGAKRLSEGWWVSVYPEGTRMPVGGRRRYKLGGATLATYAGAPVVPVALNTGELWPRRAFIKYPGEALIIVGPTIETAGRKPEEVNAEVEAWIENTMRARFPHHYMRAAQTVNI; this is encoded by the coding sequence ATGAGCCGGCGGCCTGACCGCGCAGCGTTCTTGCCGATCGGGCCCTTGCTGCGCTCGGCGGTGTTCCTGCTGCTGCAACTGGTGGTGACGGTGCCCTACGCATTGCTTGCGATGCTGACCTTTCCGTTTCCGCCGCAGCGCCGCTACCACATCATCATGGGTTGGTGCCGCATCAACGTGCGGATGATCCACGCAATTCTCGGCATCCGCTGGCGCATCGAAGGCTGGGAGAACCTGCCGTCGCGGCCCGCGGTGGTGCTGGCCAAGCACCAGTCCGCGCTTGAGACGATCCTGTTCCCGGTGCTGTTCCCGCCGCAGAGTTTTGTGCTGAAGCGCGAACTGCACTGGCTACCGTTCTTCGGCTGGGGGCTCGCGATGCTGCCGATGATTGCGATCGACCGTTCACGGGGCGCCGATGCGATGACGCAGGTGAAGCTCGAAGGGGCAAAGCGGCTGTCCGAGGGTTGGTGGGTGTCGGTCTACCCGGAAGGTACGCGGATGCCGGTGGGCGGGCGCCGTCGCTACAAGCTCGGTGGTGCCACGCTGGCGACATACGCTGGCGCGCCGGTGGTGCCGGTGGCGCTGAACACCGGGGAGTTGTGGCCGCGCCGCGCCTTCATCAAATATCCAGGCGAAGCGCTGATCATCGTCGGCCCGACGATCGAGACCGCCGGCCGCAAGCCGGAGGAGGTTAACGCGGAAGTCGAGGCGTGGATTGAGAACACCATGCGCGCGCGCTTTCCGCATCACTACATGCGCGCGGCGCAGACGGTGAACATTTGA
- the glyS gene encoding glycine--tRNA ligase subunit beta, which translates to MQDTLLVELLTEELPPKALARLGEAFADGIFKGLVAHKLVGAAPEFHTFASPRRLAVTVSGVAAQAADAQVREKIMPVSVALTADGTPSPALLKKLEAKGISPDAVASFERAMDGKSETFFHTMTVPGAALDAVLAGIVAESVKKLPIPKVMRWGDSTHQFVRPVHGLIQLHGSRVVPGEVLGLAAGNTTRGHRFLGEGAVTVESAEAYARTLFEKGSVVASFEARRSLIAHELAKAAAQVGAHPVEDAALLDEVTALVEHPTVYVGEFEAEFLAVPQECLILTMKQNQKYFPLLDAAGKLINKFLIVANIKADIADNITGGNARVVRARLSDAKFFFDTDRKAKLDSRLPRLANVVYHNKLGSVLDRIGRLEALAGKIAARLHADVAAAQRAARLAKADLVTEMVGEFPELQGIMGEYYARHDGEGEVVAKAIEQHYHPRFAGDSLPQGNVACAVALADKLDALVGFYAIGEKPTGDKDPFGLRRAALGALRILIETELPLELDALLADAAAGFAAEHNAAEAIPALVEFIGDRLRNLLREQGTPVEQVDAVLAALPSRVADVPAKLAAVAEFVALPEAAALAAANKRIVNILKKAEGAIGEIDVALLVEPAEKALAHAVIEAAPLQRSLLENADYTGSLKALAGLRGAVDTFFEEVMVNHDEPLIRANRLALLKQLAGMMNAVADISRLSV; encoded by the coding sequence ATGCAAGACACTCTGCTCGTAGAACTGCTGACCGAGGAACTGCCGCCTAAGGCGCTTGCGCGGCTCGGCGAGGCTTTCGCTGACGGCATCTTCAAGGGCCTGGTGGCCCACAAGCTGGTGGGCGCTGCGCCCGAATTCCACACCTTTGCGTCGCCGCGGCGCCTGGCCGTCACCGTGAGCGGTGTTGCCGCGCAGGCAGCCGATGCGCAGGTGCGCGAGAAGATCATGCCGGTCAGCGTCGCGCTGACGGCCGACGGCACGCCGTCGCCCGCGCTGCTGAAGAAGCTCGAAGCAAAGGGCATCTCCCCCGATGCAGTGGCGAGCTTCGAGCGCGCGATGGACGGCAAGAGCGAAACCTTCTTCCACACGATGACCGTGCCGGGCGCGGCGCTGGATGCGGTACTCGCCGGCATCGTTGCTGAATCCGTGAAGAAGCTGCCGATTCCCAAGGTGATGCGCTGGGGCGATTCGACGCACCAGTTCGTGCGCCCGGTGCATGGCTTGATCCAACTGCACGGTAGCCGTGTGGTGCCGGGTGAAGTGCTGGGACTGGCGGCCGGCAACACCACGCGCGGCCATCGCTTTCTGGGCGAGGGCGCGGTCACTGTGGAGTCCGCCGAAGCCTATGCCCGCACGCTGTTCGAGAAGGGTTCCGTGGTCGCATCGTTCGAGGCCCGCCGCAGCCTGATCGCGCATGAGCTGGCGAAAGCCGCCGCGCAGGTCGGCGCGCATCCGGTGGAAGACGCCGCGCTGCTTGATGAAGTCACCGCGCTGGTCGAGCATCCGACGGTCTACGTCGGCGAGTTCGAAGCGGAGTTCCTCGCGGTGCCGCAGGAATGCCTGATCCTGACGATGAAGCAGAACCAGAAGTACTTCCCGCTTCTGGATGCCGCCGGCAAGCTGATCAACAAGTTCCTGATCGTCGCCAACATCAAGGCCGATATCGCCGACAACATCACTGGCGGCAACGCCCGCGTGGTGCGCGCGCGCCTGTCGGACGCGAAGTTCTTCTTCGACACCGACCGCAAGGCGAAGCTCGATTCGCGCCTGCCGCGCCTGGCGAACGTCGTTTATCACAACAAGCTCGGCTCGGTGCTGGACCGCATTGGCCGCCTCGAAGCGTTGGCCGGCAAGATCGCTGCACGCCTGCATGCGGACGTGGCCGCCGCGCAGCGCGCCGCACGCCTGGCGAAGGCCGACCTCGTCACCGAGATGGTCGGCGAGTTCCCCGAGCTGCAGGGCATCATGGGCGAGTACTACGCCCGCCACGACGGCGAGGGCGAAGTCGTCGCCAAGGCGATCGAGCAGCATTACCACCCGCGCTTTGCCGGTGACAGCCTGCCGCAGGGCAACGTGGCCTGCGCGGTTGCGCTGGCCGACAAGCTCGACGCGCTGGTGGGCTTCTACGCGATCGGCGAGAAGCCGACCGGCGACAAGGACCCCTTCGGCCTGCGTCGTGCAGCACTGGGCGCCTTGCGCATCCTGATCGAAACGGAACTGCCGCTCGAGCTTGACGCGCTGCTGGCGGATGCGGCGGCGGGTTTTGCGGCCGAGCACAACGCGGCTGAGGCGATCCCGGCACTGGTCGAGTTCATCGGCGACCGCCTGCGCAACCTGTTGCGCGAACAGGGCACGCCGGTCGAGCAGGTCGATGCCGTGCTGGCCGCGTTGCCGAGCCGTGTTGCCGACGTGCCGGCCAAACTCGCCGCAGTGGCCGAGTTCGTTGCGTTGCCGGAAGCGGCGGCGCTGGCGGCGGCCAACAAGCGGATCGTGAACATCCTGAAGAAGGCTGAGGGTGCGATTGGCGAAATCGACGTTGCGCTGCTCGTCGAGCCGGCGGAAAAGGCGCTCGCGCATGCGGTGATCGAAGCTGCACCGCTGCAACGTTCGCTGCTCGAAAACGCCGACTACACCGGATCGCTCAAGGCGCTGGCCGGCCTGCGCGGTGCGGTCGACACCTTTTTCGAAGAAGTCATGGTGAACCACGACGAGCCGCTGATCCGTGCCAACCGTCTGGCGCTGCTGAAGCAACTCGCGGGCATGATGAACGCGGTGGCGGATATCTCGCGCCTGTCGGTCTGA
- the gmhB gene encoding D-glycero-beta-D-manno-heptose 1,7-bisphosphate 7-phosphatase, with product MKLIILDRDGVINVDSAQFIKSPDEWRPIPGSLEAIARFNEAGYRVVVASNQSGVGRGLFDMDTLNAIHEKMTKLLAQAGGRIDAIFFCPHPADSTCDCRKPRAGMLREIAARFNADLRGVPTVGDSLRDLLAGQEVGCELFLVLTGKGERTVKDPNVPAGTRVFADLAAVADALIE from the coding sequence ATGAAACTGATCATTCTTGACCGCGACGGCGTGATCAACGTCGATTCCGCGCAATTCATCAAGTCGCCCGATGAGTGGCGGCCGATTCCCGGCAGCCTGGAGGCGATCGCCCGCTTCAACGAAGCGGGCTACCGGGTGGTCGTCGCTTCCAACCAGAGCGGCGTGGGGCGCGGCCTCTTCGACATGGATACGCTGAACGCGATTCACGAGAAGATGACCAAGCTGCTCGCGCAGGCCGGCGGGCGCATCGATGCAATCTTCTTCTGCCCGCATCCCGCCGATTCGACTTGCGACTGCCGCAAGCCGCGCGCCGGCATGCTTCGCGAGATCGCCGCCCGTTTCAACGCAGACCTGCGCGGCGTGCCCACGGTGGGTGACAGCCTGCGCGACCTGCTGGCCGGGCAGGAGGTCGGTTGTGAGCTCTTCCTCGTGCTGACCGGCAAGGGAGAGCGCACCGTGAAGGATCCGAACGTGCCGGCCGGCACGCGGGTGTTTGCCGACCTCGCGGCGGTGGCGGACGCGCTGATCGAATGA
- the pap gene encoding polyphosphate:AMP phosphotransferase yields the protein MFESAELGHSIDNKTFRKEVEALRVELLNVQFELREAGKFPVMLLISGVDGGGKSETINQLYEWLDPRFLSTLAFSEPTDEERDRPHMWRYWRSLPPKGRIGVFAGSWYSSPIADRIDGKLTADETDHEMARINRFEGMLANEGALVLKFWFHLSKKAQRARFEKLESDPRTAWRVTKESWSRLKTHDELIDVAGHVLRITNTPWAPWIVVDGSDDNYRNLRVGKALLEALKYRLANDTPQHYPVAPPIPPRIDGRDVLTALDLSKQIEKDTYERQLAKWQGRLSELVRHPKFRNRALVLAFEGSDAAGKGGAIRRVTAAIDARQFQIVPVAAPTDEERAQPYLWRFWRHVPRKGRITIFDRTWYGRVLVERVEGFCAEADWLRAYAEINDFEHALDVAGVIVVKFWLQIDADEQLRRFNEREATDFKRFKITEEDWRNRDKWDAYREAVCDMVDRTSTGQAPWTLVEANDKKHARIKVLKTVCQRLEKELGL from the coding sequence ATGTTCGAATCGGCAGAACTCGGTCACAGCATTGACAACAAGACCTTCCGCAAGGAGGTCGAAGCGCTGCGGGTGGAGCTGCTCAACGTGCAGTTCGAACTGCGCGAAGCGGGCAAATTCCCGGTGATGCTGCTGATCTCCGGCGTCGATGGCGGTGGCAAGAGCGAGACGATCAACCAGCTCTACGAGTGGCTGGATCCGCGCTTCCTCTCGACCCTCGCGTTCAGCGAGCCCACCGATGAAGAGCGCGATCGCCCCCACATGTGGCGCTACTGGCGCTCCCTGCCGCCCAAGGGGCGCATCGGCGTCTTCGCCGGCTCGTGGTATTCCAGCCCGATCGCCGATCGCATTGACGGCAAGCTGACGGCCGATGAGACGGATCACGAGATGGCGCGCATCAACCGCTTCGAGGGCATGCTCGCCAACGAAGGCGCGTTGGTGCTGAAGTTCTGGTTCCATCTCTCGAAGAAGGCGCAGCGTGCGCGCTTCGAAAAACTCGAGTCCGACCCGCGCACCGCCTGGCGGGTGACGAAGGAGAGCTGGTCGCGGCTCAAGACGCACGATGAGCTGATCGACGTCGCCGGCCATGTGCTGCGTATCACCAACACGCCCTGGGCGCCGTGGATCGTGGTGGATGGCTCCGACGACAACTACCGCAATCTGCGCGTCGGCAAGGCGCTGCTGGAGGCGCTGAAGTACCGCCTGGCCAACGATACGCCGCAGCACTACCCGGTGGCGCCGCCGATTCCGCCGCGCATCGACGGTCGTGATGTGCTGACTGCACTGGATTTGAGCAAGCAGATCGAGAAGGACACCTACGAACGCCAGCTCGCGAAGTGGCAGGGGCGTTTGTCGGAGCTGGTGCGCCACCCGAAGTTTCGCAACCGCGCGCTGGTGCTTGCGTTCGAAGGGTCGGACGCCGCTGGCAAAGGCGGCGCGATCCGGCGCGTGACGGCGGCGATCGACGCGCGCCAGTTCCAGATCGTGCCGGTCGCTGCGCCAACCGATGAAGAGCGTGCGCAGCCCTACCTGTGGCGCTTCTGGCGCCATGTGCCGCGCAAGGGTCGGATCACGATCTTCGATCGCACCTGGTACGGCCGGGTGTTGGTCGAGCGGGTGGAAGGCTTCTGTGCCGAGGCCGACTGGCTGCGTGCCTATGCGGAAATCAACGACTTCGAGCACGCGCTCGACGTGGCTGGCGTGATCGTCGTGAAGTTCTGGCTGCAAATCGACGCCGACGAGCAGCTACGCCGCTTCAACGAACGCGAGGCGACCGACTTCAAGCGTTTCAAGATCACCGAAGAAGACTGGCGCAACCGCGACAAGTGGGATGCCTACCGCGAAGCGGTGTGCGACATGGTGGACCGCACCAGCACCGGCCAGGCGCCCTGGACGCTGGTTGAGGCCAACGACAAGAAGCACGCGCGCATCAAGGTGCTGAAGACGGTGTGCCAGCGCCTGGAGAAAGAACTCGGCCTCTGA
- a CDS encoding NADPH-dependent FMN reductase, translating to MNVLGICGSLRRQSRNKGLLRYAVANAPADMTVEVADLSAMPFYNADITERPAAVEALFAQMAAADALLLVCPEYNYSMAPALKNALDWASREPDNRLLAGKACAIMGAGGGMGTSRAQYHLRQSCVFLDLHPLNKPEVFANAFSDSFDADGNLVDKRIQDLIVAQLTALQAHAARFKG from the coding sequence ATGAACGTACTCGGCATCTGCGGCAGCCTGCGCCGCCAATCGCGCAACAAGGGCCTGCTTCGCTACGCGGTCGCGAATGCACCGGCGGACATGACGGTCGAGGTCGCCGACCTCTCCGCAATGCCGTTCTACAACGCCGACATCACGGAGCGCCCGGCCGCGGTGGAAGCACTTTTCGCGCAGATGGCTGCGGCCGACGCCCTGCTGCTGGTATGCCCCGAGTACAACTATTCGATGGCGCCGGCCCTGAAGAACGCACTCGACTGGGCGTCGCGCGAACCGGACAACCGGCTGCTTGCGGGCAAGGCCTGCGCGATCATGGGCGCCGGCGGTGGCATGGGCACCTCGCGCGCCCAATACCATTTGCGGCAGAGCTGCGTGTTCCTCGATCTGCATCCGCTCAACAAGCCGGAAGTGTTCGCCAATGCCTTCTCCGACAGCTTTGACGCGGACGGCAATCTCGTCGACAAACGCATCCAGGACCTGATCGTGGCGCAGCTCACCGCGCTGCAAGCCCACGCCGCCCGCTTCAAGGGCTGA